A single genomic interval of Prionailurus viverrinus isolate Anna chromosome A2, UM_Priviv_1.0, whole genome shotgun sequence harbors:
- the NT5C3A gene encoding cytosolic 5'-nucleotidase 3A isoform X2: MPNQDSAVHVKMMPEFQRSSVRIKNPARVEEIICGLIKGGAAKLQIITDFDMTLSRFSYEGKRCPTCHYVIDNSKLVTDECRKKLMQLKEKYYAIEIDPVLTMEEKYPYMVEWYTKAHGLLIEQALPKAKLKEIVAESDVMLKEGYENFFDKLQQYGIPVFIFSAGIGDILEEVIHQAGVYHPNITVVSNFMDFDDNGVLKGFKGELIHVFNKHDGALKNTEYFNRLKDNSNIILLGDSQGDIRMADGVANVEHILKIGYLNDRVDELLEKYMDSYDIVLVKDESLDVANSILQKIL, from the exons atgccAGAATTCCAGAGAAGTTCAGTTCGAATCAAGAACCCGGCAAGAGTAGAAGAAATTATCTGCGGTCTTATTAAGGGAGGAGCTGCCAAACTTCAG ataataACAGACTTTGATATGACACTGAGTAGATTTTCCTACGAAGGCAAAAGATGCCCAACATGTCATT ATGTCATTGACAACAGTAAGCTGGTTACAGATGAATGTCGGAAAAAG ttaatgcaactaaaggaaaaatattatgcTATTGAAATTGATCCTGTTCTTACCATGGAAGAGAAGTACCCCTATATGGTAGAATG GTATACTAAAGCACATGGCTTGCTTATTGAACAGGCTTTACCAAAAGCTAAACTTAAAGAAATCGTGGCAGAATCTGATGTTATGCTCAA GGAAGGGTATGAGAATTTCTTTGATAAGCTCCAACAATACGGTATCCCTGTGTTCATATTTTCGGCTGGTATCGGTGATATACTAGAGGAGGTGATCCATCAAGCTGGCGTTTATCACCCAAACATCACAGTAGTGTCCAACTTCATGGATTTTGATGACAAT gGGGTGCTCAAAGGATTTAAAGGCGAACTAATTCATGTATTTAACAAACATGATGGTGCCTTGAAGAACACAGAATATTTCAATCGGCTAAAAGATAATAGCAATATAATTCTGCTGGGAGATTCCCAAGGAGATATAAGAATGGCAGATGGAGTAGCCAATGTTGAACACATCCTGAAAATTGGATATCTAAATGATAGA GTGGATGAGCTTTTAGAAAAGTACATGGACTCTTACGATATTGTTCTAGTAAAAGACGAATCACTGGACGTAGCCAACTCTATCTTACAGAAGATTCTATAA
- the NT5C3A gene encoding cytosolic 5'-nucleotidase 3A isoform X3, translating to MMPEFQRSSVRIKNPARVEEIICGLIKGGAAKLQIITDFDMTLSRFSYEGKRCPTCHYVIDNSKLVTDECRKKLMQLKEKYYAIEIDPVLTMEEKYPYMVEWYTKAHGLLIEQALPKAKLKEIVAESDVMLKEGYENFFDKLQQYGIPVFIFSAGIGDILEEVIHQAGVYHPNITVVSNFMDFDDNGVLKGFKGELIHVFNKHDGALKNTEYFNRLKDNSNIILLGDSQGDIRMADGVANVEHILKIGYLNDRVDELLEKYMDSYDIVLVKDESLDVANSILQKIL from the exons atgccAGAATTCCAGAGAAGTTCAGTTCGAATCAAGAACCCGGCAAGAGTAGAAGAAATTATCTGCGGTCTTATTAAGGGAGGAGCTGCCAAACTTCAG ataataACAGACTTTGATATGACACTGAGTAGATTTTCCTACGAAGGCAAAAGATGCCCAACATGTCATT ATGTCATTGACAACAGTAAGCTGGTTACAGATGAATGTCGGAAAAAG ttaatgcaactaaaggaaaaatattatgcTATTGAAATTGATCCTGTTCTTACCATGGAAGAGAAGTACCCCTATATGGTAGAATG GTATACTAAAGCACATGGCTTGCTTATTGAACAGGCTTTACCAAAAGCTAAACTTAAAGAAATCGTGGCAGAATCTGATGTTATGCTCAA GGAAGGGTATGAGAATTTCTTTGATAAGCTCCAACAATACGGTATCCCTGTGTTCATATTTTCGGCTGGTATCGGTGATATACTAGAGGAGGTGATCCATCAAGCTGGCGTTTATCACCCAAACATCACAGTAGTGTCCAACTTCATGGATTTTGATGACAAT gGGGTGCTCAAAGGATTTAAAGGCGAACTAATTCATGTATTTAACAAACATGATGGTGCCTTGAAGAACACAGAATATTTCAATCGGCTAAAAGATAATAGCAATATAATTCTGCTGGGAGATTCCCAAGGAGATATAAGAATGGCAGATGGAGTAGCCAATGTTGAACACATCCTGAAAATTGGATATCTAAATGATAGA GTGGATGAGCTTTTAGAAAAGTACATGGACTCTTACGATATTGTTCTAGTAAAAGACGAATCACTGGACGTAGCCAACTCTATCTTACAGAAGATTCTATAA